Genomic window (Zingiber officinale cultivar Zhangliang chromosome 2B, Zo_v1.1, whole genome shotgun sequence):
CTGGGAGCTCCTTGGGCCGGACCGTTCAAGATCGTagaaaagctccgctcaggcgcCTATTACCTCGAGGATGAAAACGGATGGAAGCTAGAGCGACCATGGAGTGCGAACCACcgccagccgtaccgagctggataaaaggtgtgccaatgtaataAACGACATATATTTATCACCCTTTGTCTCTTTCAACCGCAGGAAGTAAAAACAGGAGGGTTTTTTCAAAATCACCGTCGAGCGACTACGTTAAATCTcggagtcggaccggcgactataaaccccccggctcgaagaccgtcgagcgacgacgttaaaatcctagagtcggaccgatgactataaaccccccggcctgaagaccgtcgagcggcgatgttaaatcccagagtcggaccggcgactataaacccccaggTCCGAAGACTgctgagcggcgacgttaaatcccagagttggaccggcgactataaaccccccggcccgaagaccgtcgagcggcgacgttaaatcccagagtcggaccagcgactataaaccccttggCTCATAGATCACCGAGCAGTAGCCGAAGGGTCCAGCCTTGGCATCGCGTAATCCTAAGGAAATTTACAGAAGAGTGATGGTCTTGTACTCGAATGCCAAGCGATAACTCGCGAATTGAAAGGCAGACTCGCAAGAGTAAGACAGCTCGACTACACACGACGGTTGGACGGGCAACCAAGGAAGGGACATAGAAGGTTCATTGATCAAAATTAGCCGAGTGGCGAGTACAAAAAGTGAAATAGATTAGCTAAGTGGCGAGTACAAAAAGTGAAATAGGCCGAACGACCAACATACACCCACGACTTCACTCTAAGTAATTAAAAACCTCATCCGGAATCGTGGTCAGAAAGTCAACATGATCGCGGACGGGGATAGTGAATTCTTCAGGCAACCGACCCTTGGTCTTCAGGTAGTCGGCTGTGGCAGTAATGGCTAGCTCAAATGCGTGGACAAGTCGAGCGCAGGTTTTCTCCACGAATTTCTTCGAGCGGATGTAGTTCTGTTGCATGACAGCCACCCGGCTCGGCTCGacatcctgatattctttgaaggcagCTCGGGAGGCCTCCAATGCATCTTGAAGGGTCTTCAGATCACTCTGAAGAGTGGCCACCTTCGCCAAGCGTCCGTTCTTCTCGGCAGTAAGCAGGTCAGTCAACTCGTTGACTTTCGTGTCGAGCGCCCAGGCCACAACATTCTTTGCCTCCAGGTTGGTGATGGTCTGATTCTTCCTGTTGGTGGCCAAAGTGATCTTATGGTCGTATGTTTGACCTGGGTCTTGAGCTGATCTACCATGGTTTGCAAGCCGTAAGATTTGTGCCGCTCGGCCTCCAACTGTTTGTTGGTCTTATCCAGATCTGCCTTCAGCTCGGCATAAGAGGGGCCTTGAGGGGGGGCCCACCTGAAACCTTAAGCTTTTTGAACTCTTCCTCGAGAACCGCCAAGCGGTGGGATACCGCTATACTTTCCACCCAATGCTACAACCcggtcaaaagaaaaaaaaatagttagtGCCAAACGGGGGTGTAAAAATCAAGGCTCATGAGAATTACCCCGGTGGTTTGTTGCAGATAACTGTTGCCGAGCAGCCCAGGGGACATCACGCCCACGCGCACTTGGGCGTCCTCCCAAACTTTTGCGAGGGGTCCCCGAATGGTTATCAAGTGTTCAGGGCTTGATGACTGCTCGGCCTTCTGCAAATATTCCTCTGTCGGTTGGTGGAGCAAAGCCTTGATGGTCCTGTGCCGGCCCGGAGTAGACTAAGCGGACGCGAAAGGGGTAGAAGATTGTCTGACCGGCTCAGAGCGAATAAGAGATCGCTTAATTATCTGACGAGCTGGAGGGAGCAAGCTGAGAGGCTGAGCAGCGATGAGGTCGGAAGGCCAGTCTCCCTGAGATAGGGTCCGGTCAGACGACAGCGCTTCCACGAACGCTGGAGCTAGAGGAGGATAGCCCATCTGTTCGGACGCGTGAACAGCTGAGGTGGCCAAGAAGGTTGGGGTGCCCGTTCGGCAGCGTTTGCGCCCAACCAACAGAAGTTCATCGTCAGTGGACATGGCTTCCTCCGCCCGAGCTGCCGGTTGCACACTTAATGGAGCGGTCTCCCCGGTCGCATCGGTTGTAGCCATCCGAACGGCTGACGCCTTGCCTGCCGTTTGTGCCTCTTCACTTTCGCCTTCATGCGAGCCGATCGGGGTGAGGCCAAGCTTCTCCGCCTCCTGCGCTGCAGCCGCCTCTATCTCAGCGGCCTTACGTTTCAGCATGCCGAACACCACCgatttcatcatggtctcggctgcaagaaagagaaaagaaatcagttagacgcaaagaaaaggagagaatgtTATTCCTTACCAGGGTCGTTCGGAAGCCGCCTTCGGATTAGGCTTAAACTGAATAGGTACATCATCCCTTCAGGCAGCAGCTTATGAATGTCCAGCTTCAAACCGGCTAGCAGATTAGCCGCTGCAGAAAGGCAGGCTTGGTCCGGTACCTTTTGAGGTCGGGGGGAGTCGGCAATGAAGTTTGCCATTTGGTGCGGAAGGGTGGCAGCTCGGGAAAACTCAGAAAAAAGAAAtgatccttccaatgcttgttggaagtcagcattttatcaaagaaaactaagtcGATCCGAGCTTGAAATAagaaggtgcccagctcggattgcttgggTAGTAGAAATAATGAAAGATTTGAGGTTTAAGGGAAATGTTGTGCACTCGGAAGAGCACAACTACGCcgcacagcagcctaaaggaattgggCACGAGCTGGCCGAGTGGAATACGAAAATAGTTGTAAACTTCTATGATGAAGGGGTGGATCGGAAACCTAAGGCCACCTACAAATTGGTCGTGGAAGAAGGTAACAGTGCCGGTCGGCGGGTCATGAGGCCGGTTGGATGACTCGGCCAAAGTTAGTTTGTGGTCAGCAGGGATGTCATAGGTATTGATCAGTTTAAAGGCATCCCCTgaatcaaaccgactctccatggtttgATACCAAAGGCCGAAAGAGGAGGCAAAAGAGCTGGCCATAACCGGAGAGGAAAAGACTCGATGTTTTTTCAGGAGGTTCAACAGAGAAGAACCGGCAAGAATAGGAACAAATAGAGAACCACAACAAAGGAATAAGGCGACAAGGTAGAGCAATGAAGAAGCTTACTAGGGGAGCAAAGCGCAAGGGGAAGGGTGTCGAGAGTTCGCTGGAACACCGAATGAACAGTTCATCGGAGAGCTGGGAGCGAAAGGAATCACTAAAGCACGAAGACAGTAGTGGTGGACTAGAAGTTGACGTTGAGGTTTTATAAACGTTTAGCTCGACCAGCCAGAACCATCCGATTTAGGTCACCAGAATCAAAGATTGCATCCAGCCGTGAAATTCGAACAAGCGCGTGTCGCATCGATGCTATCACCTttgccgtacgatgacggcgggGTTTCCACGTGTCACCAGGTCATTAGGCAGCATTTAAGGAAGACCATTATCCGGTGTGGTCGCGTGCTCGTTGTTAATACGAAGGATTTGCGCAAATTCCAAAGGGATCTCGATGACGATAACTCCTGACCACAAGTGGACTCGGATGCGTAGCCAAAATATTTAAACAAGTACAAGCGCACGCCTTGCCGACCGACTAAAGGAGGTTCGGTCGAGCGGGTCGCCCAAGCCCACCTCATTACTTTTGCTATCTCTGCCGGACGGCCAGAAAAACACTAAACCAGtgcagtcagtcggacttacagtctccttcgactagactcgagggggagacacgtgatccggtggtaagcgtAGGGAGGGGCTCGCATGGACAAGGGTCAACGACACATGAATGTCAAGGTCAGAAGGGTCAACCTACGGGTTTGGCCGATCGGATCGGTCTCATGACCGCCCGGCTGAGAGAAGTCTCATGGCCGCTCGGTCGAGATCGCGCCAAGGCTAGTACGAAGATAGCTCGACCACGAGTCGGACTTCCGACTCTCACAAGCTATCAAGTACAGTGGAATTGCTGAGCCGAGTAGCATGTCCACCCGACTGAACTGCAGCTCAACCAAGGAATCATTCTCGCTCGGTCTGGCATGCCTTCAGGTCCGAGCCCTACGGGGCCGAGCGGCTCTTCCGCTCGGCCCGAAACGGACAAGGCGCAGAAGGGGACAAAGGGAGCAATGGAGGATATCCTTCTTGAGACGTGTGTCACCGATAGACAACATGGTTGGCGACTGAaccggacagagaatcgtacggtggaagtttccactgttacGTTAGAGATATGCCCGGACGATTGCGGCATGATGTCAGACACGCTTCTCTGACACGACCATTTCTAGGTATACTTTGAGGAACATGCACGCTTCGGAGAGCGTGCACGCACCCCCCGGGAGTGGTATTAGcgaaatctgtcacatccgctaatcaaattgtacaaatgtatttttcactgaaccccttaattttgcaataacgttgtagtaacgagcccaggatcgctctcgaggaatcaacagtatgatgtaatctaggattgtctttttattcctatttttggggttttcgatataaaaatggagttgggggttttaaagctttgaatataaatctacaaaggaaaacacagcagtaaagaaattaatctaaagcataactaaaacctacctatgtgccaacaatcaaaccttaacgcattgtcactcctacgttgagattaaatcattgacacacaaataaatctgatctacaacaccaattaaaccctagcttgaatttaaactctaaacacttaaccaagcaacaaattaaaattaaactaagcttcaacaaagaaagaaatgctaactacttgcataaaaatataacaaaacataaaagtaatctgttctaagttacaaaacaataataaaagtgaactaaaccctaaccaatccaactcgcaACCAATCTCATCAAATTTCACACTCAAGCTgtcacacaagaggccgaaatcgaaaccacccaatttcggacctcagtgagCATCTCAGTGTCATATCAGCTCGAGGAATGCTCACAAGtcccgacggaccacccccggcacgctggaaacaacccaaaaccccaagaatggcCGAAATATGAAATCTGGTCTCTAGATCTGATGGGAAGCTGTGGGACGCGGATGAACGTCAGATGGAGTTCAGaaacgccggaggaccaccgccgaacgcttctgatgagaatcggagctcggatttggaggaccacctccaaatctgaggtgaaacagggagatgccgcgagccaaattccaccggagagaacaccctccaatggctccagaagatcgggatgatgccgccgagaagctctccaccgagattgaagctcgggagagtgattggagaaggaaaggggccgaATCCGAAAGATTGCCGCGAGGACAAGGCTGCTGCgcgctgtggagtcgacgaagaggaatgctactgtagcttctcatttaaacagatctcagatttgaGCCGACGACTGAGATTGATtctgggctaaatcaacggtaaaaagtcatccaaaatctgatccgaaggtactgatatgGATAtcaggtctggatctactctcctgtaggtcggatcgatcagatcatcactggatggcccagatctgccgatcttcaatgaacggcccagattaatccggctggatcaatggctggatgaactcagatctggatcaaaacttctggatcttcatcaatggcttagatctgatccccattaggttggatcggccagatcttcaacggatggttcagatctgtcctattcttgataaacggcccaaatcgacccaaagcttgatcttgtcttttgaactccgattcgagcccaattccagtccaaatagatccaaatctaagatcctttgatgcctacaaaataagaatcaaatattagcatcaaataacacaaaaataatataatttataattaagtccaaaatctatgcaatgcacaaaaatgtaatgtaaccatgatttaaacctataaaatcaacatcaaactatgcatatatgaatcaaaataatgcaatgaaatcatggttatcagggagccctatataagggcccccaacttttgacggaggtatgcattctacatcactgtagctacagttctcattcTCGTCATTCTCTCTTTCCGCCGgagttgacttgagcgtcggagggccgctgccgggaaccccttcccggctcagttttgtgcttgcaggttctcgccGGAGTTTCGCAGCAGTCGAAGGTCTGCACGTCATCACCGGGAGCACCACGTACCCAGCGTttatcgactcagcactcggacaggatcagtacccAATCTCAAATGTTATGATTACACCAACACACTTTTGGGACTTCACTCATAGGACATCTACTCAGGATTTTATTTGCCACGCTACGAGCTCACCTTCCGGAATTCACTTGCTATACCTAGCTCTAACAAGACTTCAATCAGGACGGGCTTATCTTTAGGACTTCACTTGTCAATGTGACCAATCAGCATACTAAATGGATCAGGtataaccaaaatcaaaacaaatttttatcTAACTTAAATATTATACCACTAGTTTAGAAACCAACTCAATTTAAATATGACTGTATTAATAACTTCCCCTTAAATTAAGTTAAGCTTGCGGAAGATGATTGTACACACAATCTTCCATATTACCCTAATATCATCTTGGTGTTAGCAATTATAGTATGTGAttattcttgtatatttttttctacTACATTAATTATTGTATAGCAAAGCAATATTAGTTTATATTTACAGAAGACTAACTATTCACTCTTCTTAATTCATCCATGCTGTACTTTAATAGTTGAGAACTTGTTTTAGTTTTTAATGCCATGTGAATATGAGCGTGCAGGGAATACTAAGAATGATTAAGTGAAGAAATAAAGTAAAGTTTAAATGAGACAGAGATTCATGTTAAAATAGACTTGAAATTTTGTGTTCATTACCTATGATCTGACGTCAACTCTCTACTGTAGTTTGTATAGATTTCAATGAGAGAGATTTAGAACTGCCCCATAAAAATATCTATCTttgtttgccaaagcaaagtagCAGGTAAACAGTTTGACTTTCTGCCGCTGGTGCGTACGCGAAGCCGCGTAAGGCAGCGATGCTCGCAGACAAGATCTAGGCGAAGCCCACCACCGTCTTTGGCTATTTCTCCTTCCCCATTCTGTCCTAGGGTTTCCGGCTTCCACCTTCCTCGTGGGGGCGATGCTTTCGGCGATTCGGTATTAGGGTTATAGGGCTTCGTCCTCGCCCCTTGCGTTGAGGCATCTGCCTCCGTACCATGGTCGCCCCCTCTCGCCGTCGCCATGCCTTGGTGGAACCGTAAGAGCGCCGGATCACCGTCCTCCTCCGCCTCCTCCCCGTCCTCCGCCGCCTCCTCTCCCGGCGCCACCACCCGTAGCCGCTCTAAGGACCTTCACTTCTGGACCCGCCGTGGCGACTCCCAGCGCCGCCTCACTCGCCGCCCCGAGCTTCGCCACTTAAGCGATGTTGATGTAGGAGGGCTTTCCTTCGACTCGGTCACCGCCGGTCCGAGATCCGCGAGCTTGCCCACCGCTTCGCCCTCCCCGGGCAACCTCGACAGCAACCCGGGCAGGACTGTGTCGGCCCCTGTGCTACTCCCGCGCCCGCTTCCTTTGCCTGGGTCCGCGACACTGGAAGCTGCGTCTCCTCATCGGGATTCAGCGCATGTATCGGCTTTGGGGTTTGGGTTCCCGTCGCCTAACTCAGCGCGCTGCCGCCTTCCATCTCCATCAGAGTTTACGAACAGATCAGACGGTAATGAAGGGGCTCATGTGGCCACAGAAGTTTCCACTGTCGTCGAGCCATGCCATGATAGGATCTCCCCAGCTGGTGAAGTTGGAAGGTGAGTTCATTTCTGATTCCCACTCAGATAACTCTATACTTGTTCAAATATACTAACAGCCTAAACTAGTATAATCAAAGTCAGTGTTGGGATATGCAGGTACCTAACCAATAAATGGCATGAATCAGAcgattttagcaagtttaactaATAGAAACATTGTTGATCCTTGCAAACAGAGTTAGTTGATGCTTTTTGAATGCTCAATAATTAGGAGATAACTGAAGTACTAGTGTCAAGAAGTTTTACTGTTATTTACTGGATTTTGTTAATGTGTGATTTTTCTGCAAAAATTAATGCAGTTCTTTGTTCTTTATTCTCTCTTCAACTACTAGATAATGAGTAGTACATTCCAATTTGTGATGTATCTATCAGACTACATAACCTGCCATTTTATGTTTCCCACTTTGATGATGATTTTTCTTGTAATGGCATAAAATTGTTTAGTTTCCCATTCACTGGCTGACTCAGCATTTGATAATAAAGCTTAACATCAGTCTTCTGCAAAAGGAGCTAGGCAGATAGATCCACACCTACAATAGTTGTAAAGATGGATGAAACATAATGAAGAATAGAGCAGTTGTGTTTAATATTACTAAGAACAGCTATGAAAATGATAATTGTGACTACATAGAGATAGGTAAACTTTTTTGCTTTTTCTACTCTTCACTATGAAAGCGATGCTGCATCATAATGGCATACAAATATTGTTATTGAAAAAACCTACCTTTCATAAATGGTTCATCCTTGGCTTTCAAACTTCATCCAGCAAATATAAGCATAGTTTATTCATAAGGTCTACCTTATAATCGTGAAAGATTTGTGTTATTATGATGCTCATTGAGACCTACCATGATGGGGATTGAGGAGTAACTTTGAAACAATGAGAGCATAGATCAATTGTTTTAAAATGTGTCTGTGGCCCAAGGTTATATCTGTTTCATTTTAGATTGAAAATTCATAGGGGCTACACATTCTTCGCCATGTAGATGTATCTGTGACTGAAGGTTAAATCTGTTTTGTTTTAGCTTGAAAATTCATAGGGGATGCACATTCTTTACCATCTAGCTATTGTCTTGATTTCTTCATGCTAATCTTTTTGTTACTCTTAAaacatcttttttattttctgtttGTGGACCTGTGAACATAGAAGTTCTCTATCACATATTTTGCGAGTTGAAGCATCTCTGAATTTGGAAAATGGTTTTCCAGTGATCATGCAATTTCATGtcttaattatcattttttttctttctttacatcaagattagatttttttttttccttttgtgcaGTGGCACTGTAGAACTAAATCTGCTGCTGTCCTTTTGATAGTTTACTTTTTACTTGCTTCTTTGGCAGTAGGTTGCCTCACCCGATTTCATCCAGTAGTTCAGAGCAAAGAGGCGTCTCAATGAATGGTTTTACTTTTAGAAATCAGAGAAAGCTGTTTCAAGATCCAAATTATGCTGGAACTTCTGCCTTCAGGCTCAATATACCTTCAAAAAGTGTTCCAACAAGCGGGTTCTCAAGTCCTGTGCACAGTCCTTTGTGTAGCCCACGAAGATCGAGTAATGTAGATTTTTCTACTTTTGCCATTGCTACTCCAGGACAGCAGGTCTGGTCTTCTCCAGAGAGATCATCCACAGAATTGCTGCCAGCTTTCTCTCCAGATAAAGTTGTTCAGAGTCCAGATCATTCACCACGTAACAGTCCAACAATTAGAAGTCCTGACCCAAGATCCCGGAATCTCAGTACACCTTCATCCCCTTTAAACACGAAAATGTTTGGTGATAACTCTGCATCTTCTCCTGAGAATGGTGGTAATGTTAATGGACACCCACTTCCTCTTCCTCCTGGAGCTGtatctcctgcacactcaggGAATGGTGTGAAACCTGAGGCATTGAAAAGTCAGTGGAAGAAAGGAAAGCTGATTGGAAGTGGCACATTTGGGAATGTTTATGAGGCCACCAACAGGTCTGTATACTATTGTGTTTGATGTATTTATATCAGGCCTCATTTTACCACTCTATCAGACTTAAATTTTCAACAGGCGCACAGGAGCTTTATGTGCAATGAAAGAAGTTAATATAATTCCTGATGATGCCAAATCTTCAGAATGCATAAAACAGTTGGAGCAGgtttggaaaaaaatatttttttttttcaaaaataaaacaaaagaaatagtAAGAATGCCTTGTTCTTGTATTAATTTATGGCATTCTCAAGTAATCATTGTATACCCGTTTTGTATCGACAAGGACTTTCCTCTTCATTTTAGCTTGATTGTTTTCAGAACTTATCTTAGATAGTTGATGCTTAAATACACTTTCAGTCTTAAGTGTCAAAAGGCAACATATTGTATCAAGAGGTCATTTTAATTAttggttattattattattttttgtgatTTAAATTACTTCATTTCTTGTTATGCAGGAAATAAAGTTTCTTAGCCAGTTTGAGCATCCAAATATTGTCCAGTACTATGGGAGTGAAActgtaagttttttttaatggCTATATTTGGTACTTATGCTAGTGTTTGGACTTTGAAGCTTGTTTTATACATTACCTTTTTTTATGCAGATTAATGATCAGCTTTACATATATCTAGAGTATGTTCATCCTGGCTCAATTAGTAAATATGTTCGTGAACATTGTGGGGCTATGACAGAATCAGTTGTCCGCAATTTCACTCGTCATATTCTCAAAGGGTTAGCCTACTTGCATAGTAAGAACATAATGCACAGGTCTGTATCCTTCTAGTTACTGTGAACCCCTTTGGACTTCTATGGTTTAGCATGTTGTTACCTCCACTCATTTCTCTTCAAATGTTGACATTTTATTTTCAAACTGCTATCTGAGAATGGTATGTTGGGTAGGATTTATAAAAGCATTCCTACTATATGTATAGGAGAAACCTCACTAGATTGACATTGAGATATTTATATTATAGTCAACCCTTGTAAGACGTGTATTATCTTGTTAAACTTCTCAGAAAAAAAAGCGAATTTCCAATTCCAAGCCTTTGCTGATTCCACATTGCAGACACTCAGATTTCTAGATCCTGATTCAAGATATTTTGAGATTTGTTGAGATTTCCTGATTCCATCTCTTGTTTTCCATAAGGAGAGCTTGTCTCCTTGACTCCTGATTTCCATCTAGGAGAGAGTATATTCCCTCCTTTGTGGTTATGGTTTGCTTTGCCCAATTCTGGTAGGGTTCTACCAGCCGCTGCAAGCCCAAGTGATTCCAGATCAGTGATTTTTCTCTTGCTATTTATACTATTATGTTCTGATGATCTCTGATCCTCCAATTTCTGATCTGTTTCCAGTTTGCCTCTTTCCTCAAGCAGATCCAAGAGCTTTTATTCCAATTTGTTTCcactttatttatttacttttccaaTTTCTATTCTATCAGAGGAAAACTAGCTTCTTCACTGGCCTTGATTCCTAGGATTCACCATCAGATTTCGTGTGTTTTTCTTTTCTGATTCTCGATAATCTTCTATGCCTCTAATGGTTGAGTTTGGATTTCTTAATTGAGAGCACGATCAGTGCATGATCAATACATCTCTTTTTCAAATCTGTATTCTTTGATTATGAGGATTCACATTTCTGCAAATATTCATTACCGGTGTAGAAATTTGTGCAGATTTCAACAACTTTTCTAGGGTTATTTGCAGATTTCTAACTGATTCTGTGTCCCACTCTCTTGTTTCCCTTTCCTCACACAGATTTCAGACTAGAATTTCTAAAATGTGTTTCCAGATTGGTTTCTTCTTTCACTTTTTTCTTCAACAGATCTATATAATATATCCGTTGATTATCCATGAGCTGTGggttcttcaagtttgctataAAATCATCTGTGGTAGTGGCTTTTTGTTTATCTTGAGTAGATTTCTATGGGGATCATTGCCCTTCTATCACTGTGGATCCACCTAAGGAAGTTTTCCATGATGGTATTCTAGGCAGCAATGTAGTCTTTTTGTAGTCTTCTTCAGGTTGCATCTTGAGGGGGACTTTTTTGGCTATCTGTCTTCTTTTTCCTTCCTTAAATCCCAGCCATTTTTTGTTTTTTCCCCTTCCTTTAGTATATCTTATTTATCCTATTTGCGTGCTGAATATACCACCTAAAAGCTAGTGAAACCTAAAGTCCAGTATTGGTCAAGCTGTGCTTTTCATCTCCAATGAATACCTTAATAGAAAACAAATGTCCAGTTTTCATTTTGCAAAATCTAGCAAAGAGTAGGGAGAAACCCACCCGAGAGAGTAGTTCGTGAAATCTGTAGTCATTCTCCTTTCACTTCATTTTGTCTGTTTATCTCCTCTCTTTTTAAGTCTAGGTCAAAGGCATCATTGACTGTGTGTTTTGACCTGAGTGCTATATCAACAATTTTTAGAGCTTTGGTAACTCGAGATTGAAGGAATAATCGCCCACATACTTTATTGACTATTTTTTAGAGCTTTGCTTAACTGAGTTCCAAGGGATCATTAATCATATGCTTTATTAACTCCTAGAGTTTTGCCCTATTTGTGAATGCTTTTGCTTCATTTTGGTAAAGTAGATATTATCATGTTGAGAGGTTGTTGAGGCGAACGGATTTATTGGATATTAGATATAGTGGCTTTAGTGCCACATTAGCACCATATTATCACGTTGACtttatttggatttatttggCTTATCCCACCATGCGTCTaacgcctgtgtacctgcatttacttCCCTCACACGTCTaacgcctgtgtacctgcatttacttCCCTCCATATATGTGGGGCTAGCATTAGGGGGCCGTTAATGTAACagatttacatttttttttagcGCCACATTAGCACTTCTAGCTTAAGAGTTTATTATGTCTATATATACCATGTAATACTTATTTCATAATGATGCCTATGATGTCTCCAAATTCTACAATAACAATTTAGTAATAAAAGTGATGCTAATATGTACATCATATTGTTATTCACCTTCAATGTATGCTTACTTGTATGGTGCTGTTTAAAATTTCTTGTAACCCATTTGCTTTGTTTCACTGGCTTGTCGATAAGCCCATCTTTG
Coding sequences:
- the LOC122047470 gene encoding mitogen-activated protein kinase kinase kinase 5-like isoform X2, producing the protein MPWWNRKSAGSPSSSASSPSSAASSPGATTRSRSKDLHFWTRRGDSQRRLTRRPELRHLSDVDVGGLSFDSVTAGPRSASLPTASPSPGNLDSNPGRTVSAPVLLPRPLPLPGSATLEAASPHRDSAHVSALGFGFPSPNSARCRLPSPSEFTNRSDGNEGAHVATEVSTVVEPCHDRISPAGEVGRLPHPISSSSSEQRGVSMNGFTFRNQRKLFQDPNYAGTSAFRLNIPSKSVPTSGFSSPVHSPLCSPRRSSNVDFSTFAIATPGQQVWSSPERSSTELLPAFSPDKVVQSPDHSPRNSPTIRSPDPRSRNLSTPSSPLNTKMFGDNSASSPENGGNVNGHPLPLPPGAVSPAHSGNGVKPEALKSQWKKGKLIGSGTFGNVYEATNRRTGALCAMKEVNIIPDDAKSSECIKQLEQEIKFLSQFEHPNIVQYYGSETINDQLYIYLEYVHPGSISKYVREHCGAMTESVVRNFTRHILKGLAYLHSKNIMHRDIKGANLLVDVHGVVKLADFGMAKHLSGAAGALSLKGSPYWMAPEVMHATMNKDIGYDLAVDIWSLGCTIIEMFTGKQPWNGLEGAAAMFKVLHKDPPIPESLSDEGKDFLRSCFRRNPATRPTALVLLEHSFIWPSHYNYHILGNLQGLAGTKTIENTASPREKSKSRTELCVKGKSSCNGENSHCLETSETAVSTVSRSVPVSTPGLLSPQPSHSRLNSASNPANTLNGVLLDTGNFQLYALPKPHEKVH
- the LOC122047470 gene encoding mitogen-activated protein kinase kinase kinase 5-like isoform X3, with protein sequence MPWWNRKSAGSPSSSASSPSSAASSPGATTRSRSKDLHFWTRRGDSQRRLTRRPELRHLSDVDVGGLSFDSVTAGPRSASLPTASPSPGNLDSNPGRTVSAPVLLPRPLPLPGSATLEAASPHRDSAHVSALGFGFPSPNSARCRLPSPSEFTNRSDGNEGAHVATEVSTVVEPCHDRISPAGEVGSRLPHPISSSSSEQRGVSMNGFTFRNQRKLFQDPNYAGTSAFRLNIPSKSVPTSGFSSPVHSPLCSPRRSSNVDFSTFAIATPGQQVWSSPERSSTELLPAFSPDKVVQSPDHSPRNSPTIRSPDPRSRNLSTPSSPLNTKMFGDNSASSPENGGNVNGHPLPLPPGAVSPAHSGNGVKPEALKSQWKKGKLIGSGTFGNVYEATNRRTGALCAMKEVNIIPDDAKSSECIKQLEQEIKFLSQFEHPNIVQYYGSETINDQLYIYLEYVHPGSISKYVREHCGAMTESVVRNFTRHILKGLAYLHSKNIMHRDIKGANLLVDVHGVVKLADFGMAKHLSGAAGALSLKGSPYWMAPEVMHATMNKDIGYDLAVDIWSLGCTIIEMFTGKQPWNGLEGAAAMFKVLHKDPPIPESLSDEGKDFLRSCFRRNPATRPTALVLLEHSFIWPSHYNYHILGNLQGLAGTKTIVGKHCQPKREK
- the LOC122047470 gene encoding mitogen-activated protein kinase kinase kinase 5-like isoform X1 codes for the protein MPWWNRKSAGSPSSSASSPSSAASSPGATTRSRSKDLHFWTRRGDSQRRLTRRPELRHLSDVDVGGLSFDSVTAGPRSASLPTASPSPGNLDSNPGRTVSAPVLLPRPLPLPGSATLEAASPHRDSAHVSALGFGFPSPNSARCRLPSPSEFTNRSDGNEGAHVATEVSTVVEPCHDRISPAGEVGSRLPHPISSSSSEQRGVSMNGFTFRNQRKLFQDPNYAGTSAFRLNIPSKSVPTSGFSSPVHSPLCSPRRSSNVDFSTFAIATPGQQVWSSPERSSTELLPAFSPDKVVQSPDHSPRNSPTIRSPDPRSRNLSTPSSPLNTKMFGDNSASSPENGGNVNGHPLPLPPGAVSPAHSGNGVKPEALKSQWKKGKLIGSGTFGNVYEATNRRTGALCAMKEVNIIPDDAKSSECIKQLEQEIKFLSQFEHPNIVQYYGSETINDQLYIYLEYVHPGSISKYVREHCGAMTESVVRNFTRHILKGLAYLHSKNIMHRDIKGANLLVDVHGVVKLADFGMAKHLSGAAGALSLKGSPYWMAPEVMHATMNKDIGYDLAVDIWSLGCTIIEMFTGKQPWNGLEGAAAMFKVLHKDPPIPESLSDEGKDFLRSCFRRNPATRPTALVLLEHSFIWPSHYNYHILGNLQGLAGTKTIENTASPREKSKSRTELCVKGKSSCNGENSHCLETSETAVSTVSRSVPVSTPGLLSPQPSHSRLNSASNPANTLNGVLLDTGNFQLYALPKPHEKVH